From Spirosoma aerolatum, one genomic window encodes:
- a CDS encoding IPT/TIG domain-containing protein translates to MNSTRTRFIPFLVLIGLVGCRVQNNPPELISIAPKEAFVSDSVRLRGYQFGSNPVVTFSTSKSVVTASIQSYDDNTILVRVPTTAPNINQVRVQTDQGISDPLPFTVKQPPPMLTSVTPTNGLPGTVVTITGNFLNQVTRIRFDNIDATVKDSTSNQLTILVPPNAPRGPSALAVETKGGNLTARFIVAGTPQITRISPTQAKAGTALVVQGKNLTDGVLSINGLVTDKAVTMVTDTVIRTTIPATATSGLVSVRVFETLIANSTDSLKIIPQPFITNLLARDGIAGDKLIIQGLNLLSVTSVSFGSVVVPFRILSSTQIEATVPALPASGNVTISANSVGGTATATDPFFFYLPPSNLSLTPARQLNGRPLTVSGKNLYRITDVKVSGIAVPITSRNEGIDLLIGIPDNAVSGPITVTSRAGSASVPLVIVQKPVVTSLLPAKARVGERIVLSGDFLQDAQIYFTGSASPAADGGKNTDTERWVLVPADAQVGPLRIVNIAGDVTTTSSFTPIRLATITDFTPKSATVGAEVTITGQNLSTVTAVRFSGGNSAPATFRLSGSSLIATVPAGATTGQICLTNDAGTSCTSSNFTVTK, encoded by the coding sequence ATGAACTCGACACGAACACGCTTTATTCCCTTTCTTGTACTTATTGGCCTGGTGGGCTGTCGTGTACAAAACAACCCTCCTGAACTTATCAGCATAGCGCCCAAAGAGGCTTTTGTCAGCGATAGTGTTCGATTAAGGGGATATCAGTTTGGCTCCAATCCGGTTGTAACATTTAGTACCTCCAAATCGGTGGTGACGGCTTCTATTCAAAGTTATGACGATAATACGATTCTTGTTCGGGTGCCAACAACCGCACCAAACATAAATCAAGTCAGAGTTCAAACGGATCAGGGCATATCGGACCCCCTCCCCTTTACCGTCAAGCAACCCCCACCGATGCTAACTTCGGTAACACCGACCAACGGGTTGCCAGGGACTGTTGTGACCATTACGGGCAACTTTCTTAATCAGGTTACCCGCATTCGCTTCGATAATATAGACGCGACTGTAAAAGACAGTACGTCAAATCAGCTAACTATCCTTGTACCACCCAACGCTCCGCGTGGCCCATCGGCCCTCGCTGTTGAAACGAAAGGCGGCAATCTAACCGCAAGGTTTATTGTTGCCGGAACCCCACAAATTACCCGGATTAGTCCAACACAGGCTAAAGCAGGAACGGCGCTGGTTGTGCAGGGTAAAAATTTAACCGACGGCGTTCTAAGCATTAATGGGCTCGTTACGGATAAAGCCGTCACAATGGTCACTGATACAGTTATACGCACAACGATCCCAGCTACAGCCACATCCGGTCTGGTATCGGTTCGGGTATTCGAAACCCTCATTGCCAATAGTACCGATTCATTAAAGATTATTCCACAGCCATTTATCACCAATTTACTGGCTCGTGACGGCATTGCCGGGGATAAACTCATCATTCAGGGTCTAAACCTGTTAAGTGTTACAAGCGTGTCGTTTGGCAGTGTGGTAGTCCCTTTCCGAATTCTTAGCAGTACCCAAATTGAGGCCACTGTGCCTGCATTGCCTGCGTCAGGTAACGTCACAATATCGGCCAACAGCGTTGGTGGTACGGCTACGGCTACTGATCCTTTTTTCTTTTATCTACCTCCATCTAATCTGTCTTTAACCCCAGCCCGACAATTAAATGGACGCCCGTTAACTGTTTCGGGCAAAAACCTGTATCGGATTACAGACGTGAAAGTGAGTGGTATCGCAGTCCCCATCACCAGCCGAAATGAAGGCATCGATTTGTTAATTGGCATACCAGACAACGCCGTTAGCGGCCCCATCACGGTAACCAGCCGGGCAGGTTCGGCATCCGTACCACTCGTTATTGTTCAAAAACCAGTAGTGACAAGTCTGCTTCCTGCCAAAGCGAGAGTGGGCGAACGGATCGTATTAAGTGGTGATTTCCTCCAGGATGCGCAGATTTATTTTACAGGTTCAGCCAGTCCGGCGGCCGATGGTGGCAAAAACACCGATACCGAACGTTGGGTACTGGTTCCTGCCGATGCTCAGGTCGGCCCATTGCGGATTGTGAACATAGCGGGCGACGTCACAACAACCAGTTCATTTACCCCCATTCGCCTGGCTACCATCACCGACTTTACACCCAAAAGTGCAACGGTCGGAGCCGAAGTTACTATAACAGGTCAAAATCTATCAACGGTTACCGCCGTTCGATTCAGTGGTGGCAACTCTGCTCCTGCCACGTTCCGTCTGTCGGGTAGTTCGCTTATTGCAACGGTGCCCGCCGGAGCCACCACGGGTCAAATTTGCCTAACTAACGATGCAGGTACAAGTTGCACAAGTTCAAATTTTACAGTAACCAAGTAA
- a CDS encoding 2-hydroxyacid dehydrogenase, producing MFQSQRSILIADEMHPSLFAMLTEAGFQYDYQPKISRAGLLTALEPFEGLIIRSKTTVDQELLSHAPNLRFIGRAGAGLDLIDLEAAEKRDIAVFHAGAGNRDAVAEHTVGMLLALLANILKADREVRQGIWDREGNRGYELGSLTVGLIGYGNNGRATAKRLSGFGCRVLAYDKFLVNYGDAFAEEATMEQVMAEADIISLHIPLTDETRMWVNDAFIGQVSKPFYLNNIARGEIVSLAAVVRGLESGKIRGATLDVLENEKLAKLTPDQQATFDYLRQSDRVVLTPHVAGWTHESYVRINEVLVKQLIDSVNR from the coding sequence CATTGCCGACGAGATGCACCCGTCGCTTTTTGCCATGCTCACTGAAGCTGGCTTTCAGTATGATTATCAACCAAAAATCAGCCGTGCCGGCTTACTAACAGCTCTTGAGCCTTTTGAGGGCTTGATTATCCGAAGCAAAACTACGGTCGATCAAGAATTGTTGAGCCATGCACCTAATCTACGGTTTATTGGACGGGCCGGAGCCGGTCTGGATTTAATTGATCTGGAGGCTGCCGAAAAGCGAGATATTGCTGTATTTCATGCCGGTGCCGGAAACCGGGATGCTGTAGCCGAACATACGGTAGGTATGCTTCTGGCCTTGTTAGCGAATATTCTTAAAGCTGACCGAGAGGTGCGGCAAGGTATCTGGGATCGCGAAGGAAACCGTGGATACGAACTCGGGAGCCTGACCGTCGGCCTTATTGGGTATGGCAACAATGGCCGTGCCACGGCTAAACGGCTGAGTGGTTTCGGGTGTAGGGTGTTGGCTTACGATAAGTTCCTGGTCAACTACGGTGATGCATTTGCCGAAGAAGCAACAATGGAACAGGTTATGGCTGAAGCGGACATAATCAGTCTACATATTCCCCTGACGGATGAAACCCGTATGTGGGTGAATGATGCGTTTATTGGGCAGGTTAGCAAACCATTTTACCTCAACAATATAGCTCGGGGCGAAATTGTGTCGCTGGCGGCCGTTGTGCGCGGACTCGAAAGTGGTAAGATCCGAGGAGCTACGCTGGATGTTCTGGAAAACGAAAAACTGGCCAAATTGACACCCGATCAACAGGCTACCTTCGATTACCTTCGCCAATCGGACCGAGTCGTGTTGACCCCCCACGTTGCTGGCTGGACCCATGAAAGCTATGTGCGAATCAATGAGGTACTCGTGAAGCAATTGATTGACAGCGTGAATCGGTAG